TGAAAACACCGATTACAGCGATAAATTCTTGTCGGTAAATCGCTGACATCGTTGTTCATAATCGCTGTAATCAATACCGTTGAGGACTTTTTCAACGGTATTATTATATCATAAAATTGGTATTTTGTTAAGTGTTTTTTGTATTGAAAAAACAAGAGCTATGCGGAATATAAACGGGGGGATATGGAAATTTTTCATATTCCAACTACGGTTACAAATTGGTCTTGAATAGGATTTCGGTTTCTTTGATAATTTTTTCTCTGGATTTGCCAGCTGTTTTGATTAAGATTATACCTACTATTTGTCCGCCAAGCGATATGATTTTTTCGGCGAGTATTTTTACTGCTTTTCCAAATGTTCCACCAGCAGTTAAGAAAAGAATAATTTTTTTGTTTGTAAGATTACAATTGTTTATAAATGTTGAAATTGCAGGGGTTGGTTTGAAAGCCCAGACAGGTGTGCCAATATAAATCAAATCATAAAGCGAAAAATTAAAACTTTCAGGTTCTGTTTCCGTCGGTTTCTGAAAAGTTGCATCTCTGCCTGCTTTGAGCCATCTAATAATTCCTGAACGGTTTTTTTTGTCTTTTATTTCAACGATTTCACAATTCAACTTTTTAGCAATAGTTTCAGCAACAAGTTTTGTTTTACCTGTCCTAGAATAACAAATTATTATTTTTTTCATTTTTCCCTTGACAAATTGTTTTATTTTTGTTATAATTATTTTTGGGAGGTAATTCTATGCCTAATGTATACGAACAAGTAAAACAAGCATTACAAGATATCGTTGCACCGGAAATTAGAGAACTGAAGACCGAGATTAAACGGCTGGATGAAAAGATTGATTCCAAGCATAATGAATTACTTTCAGAAATCAAACGATTGGATGAAAAAATTGATTCAGGTTTAACCCGTCTGGATGAAAAGATAGAACTAACACTTGAATTCCGTGAAAGATTTTCTGCTTTAGAAGTCAAAGTTGCTGCATTAACAGCTTCACGATAATTTTTCATTCGGAAAGCGGTTTTTATTACGTTTCACCTGTTCCCTAAAAGTTGAATCGGCTTCACACCATATAAACAAGCAATATCTTTATCCAACATTACCTTCTGACCCCGAATATTGTAAATCTTATTGCCTGCGCTGCATAGTCAGGTTTTTGCAGGTTTGCTTTCAAAGGTTTTGCTTCAACAAAGAATTTGACAATACCAGAAATTTTGAATGAATAATCTACTCTACCGCTGGAGATATTCGTCTCAAGTCCAACTTCATCTCTGTTTTGTAATTTTGTAGTTTCTTTATTCATAATAATTA
This DNA window, taken from Elusimicrobiota bacterium, encodes the following:
- a CDS encoding flavodoxin, producing MKKIIICYSRTGKTKLVAETIAKKLNCEIVEIKDKKNRSGIIRWLKAGRDATFQKPTETEPESFNFSLYDLIYIGTPVWAFKPTPAISTFINNCNLTNKKIILFLTAGGTFGKAVKILAEKIISLGGQIVGIILIKTAGKSREKIIKETEILFKTNL